The Chlamydia poikilotherma DNA segment TATGAAAAAAACCTCCTTAGTAGTGGGGAGACCATACAGGAATAGATAAAGGAATTATGACTTATGATGATTAACATCCAAAGATTTCAACGACCTTCTCCAGAGAATCCGAATACAGCAACTCTATTATATCGACTGCATGAGGGGCCTTTAGGTGAACCCGAAGGATTGCGTACTTTTCGTAGAGTATTATCAGCGCTTATGACCGCCTTAGCAATACTCATCATGATAGTATTCACCATTCAATCGCCAACAATTACTCCCGCAGCATTGTACACAGCAATTTTCTTTGCTTGCTGTACTCTTGTATGTATAGCAATGTTTCTGGTAAAACACGTATTCTGTCAGTTTCCAGAAATTGCTAAAGATACTATTGAGATCTCCTTTAATAGTTGATCTACTGCGATTTTCCCTTTTTTATATTCGTTGCTTTTGATTTAGCCGCACGTTGTTGTTGTGCTGTTCGTACTTTTTTCACAGGTTTCAGATCTTTTGTTGCTATAGAAGAAACATTGGATGTTTCTAGGATGTCCGATGTTGACGTTGTTGCTGATGGCTTAGAGATATCAATGCCTGTAAGACTCATAAAGGCCATAGCTATAAGTCCCGTAGTAATGAAAGAGATTCCCATTCCCTGGAGGTTTTTAGGAATATCAGAATAGGCTAGTTTTTCTTTAATAGTTGCGAATAAGACAATGGCTAACCACCAACCACATCCAGCACCTAAAGAGAATATCATCATAGGGATAAATGGGTAGTTGCGTGTGATTCCAAAGAGCACTCCTCCTAAAATTGCACAGTTTACAGCAATTAATGGTAAAAAGATCCCTAAGGAGAGATAGAGATTTCTGGATACCTTTTCTAAAAGTAATTCCAAAATCTGTGTAAAGGCCGCAATAACTACAATGAAGATAATTAGCTCAAGGAAATTTAGATTTACGTTCGCTAATGAAGGAGATATCCAAGTCAGAGCTTTAGGCCCTGTAATAAATTTATGTACCACCCAGTTAATGCTTCCGGTAACTGTCAGCACTAATGCTACAGACATTCCTAAGCCGTTAGCAGTAGAAACTCGTGCTGAACAAGCAAGATAGCTACACATCCCAAGAAAATTCGATAGAAGGATATTTTGGATGAAGGTTGCTTGTAAAAAGATGCCAAAGACATTTAGCCATGTATATTCGCCTAACCACATAAAGCTACCTCTTTCCCTTCTTAGATCTAAGAATATTCACCCCCCAAATCATAATGCCTAAAAGGAAAAATGCTGAGGGAGCTAAAACCATTAAACCAAAGTTTTCATAGCCGTCAGGATGAGCTTCAGAAGCATAAAAACATTTTGGGATAAGTTGTAATCCAAGAATAGTACCGAAGCCGAAAAATTCTCTTATTATACTCACAGAAACTAATACCCATCCATAGCCTAATCCCGATGCGAAACCATCTAAAAATGCTGGAATAGGGGGTACATTTCTTGCTAGACTTTCAG contains these protein-coding regions:
- the nqrE gene encoding NADH:ubiquinone reductase (Na(+)-transporting) subunit E — translated: MWLGEYTWLNVFGIFLQATFIQNILLSNFLGMCSYLACSARVSTANGLGMSVALVLTVTGSINWVVHKFITGPKALTWISPSLANVNLNFLELIIFIVVIAAFTQILELLLEKVSRNLYLSLGIFLPLIAVNCAILGGVLFGITRNYPFIPMMIFSLGAGCGWWLAIVLFATIKEKLAYSDIPKNLQGMGISFITTGLIAMAFMSLTGIDISKPSATTSTSDILETSNVSSIATKDLKPVKKVRTAQQQRAAKSKATNIKKGKSQ